The DNA sequence CGAATGTCCGTTGCATATCACATAATCAACTGAATTTATTACATACTCATATTAtatccaaacatatatattctccAAGATATATAATGTTCATTGgtcgaaatattttatttttgtccgACTTTTGCCTGAAGGATAGCGTATGGTAGTCTCATAATTTAGATGGTAAATAATCATCACTATATATCTCgaagtttatattttatttttaactttcatCTAAATTAAACGgacaattaatattaaaaagaaacaattaaaACTTATGATGAGGAGATTTTCTCCACTTAAAGTCTTCtgtattgaaatttatgaacTCTTTCTTGAATATCGAATGCAGCACATTTGTAAGAATATATGGGTTAATTTATAAGGATACACTTGAAACCTTTTCGGGAGTATCTGAATTGTGGCAGTGAAATACGCACGTCAGACAGATCACAAATTAACTCGGAAGGCAAccaaaaacttatttaaatcTGTGAACACTTCGTGTGTAGACATGGAAGAGAACCGCAGCATGCATGTACGATGTTAACACTTCCATATTCTCCTTTTCGCATTCTTTAACGTTGTTGATCACTGTATAAATCATAGGATTCATGGAACATAAAGCAGTCGGGTTGAGAAAAGGGGCGTGGACGAAAGAAGAAGATGTTCTGCTAACCAAGTGCATCGAGAAGCATGGAGAAGGGAAATGGCACCAAGTCCCCATTAAAGCTGGTAATTTACtaactcaaattttattttaaaaaaaattattttggaatttgcttgtgattttgttgaaattttcatcatttttccttttttttttttggggaaaaataaataaatttgcagGGCTAAACAGGTGCAGGAAGAGTTGCAGGCTGAGATGGTTGAACTATCTCCGACCGAACATTAAAAGAGGTTTATTCACGAAAGACGAAGTGGATCTCATTGTAAGACTTCACAAGTTGTTAGGCAACAGGCAAGTTTTCATATTACAATAGTTGCTATGAATAACTGAACATTTAGTTTAAGGCGAGTGATCAAACATATTCAAGATAAATTGAAAGACTGTTGTCGTGTGATTGATGGATGTTGCCGAACTTATAATGGGCTGAATGTTCTATTATCCAGCAACCATGTCATGAACTAGGACGGTCGCAAGCTGCGTAGTAATTGATTAAAACTTACGTATTTCAACTTTCATCTCAAACTCTGTATTTTGACACAGATGGTCATTGATAGCTGGTAGACTTCCCGGAAGAACAGCGAACGACGTGAAGAACTTTTGGAACACCCACGTCAAGAAATTATCTGGTGGCGGAAGTTGCAAGGAAAAAACCATGCAGAAAGACATCACTAAGAGTAACATCATCAGACCTCGACCTTGGACCTTCTCCAAATCACAATTAACTGCACGAGCTGCTTGGCTCAGTGAACCAAGCAAAACAAACCATGAAAATCCCGAGAACAAGAAGCCGATGTCTACATCTCCGTCATCACCGTTGCAAAACGATGATGCAAATTTGATCAAGAGCACGCAACCGCCATATTCATCATCACATGAAGCAGCAGATGAATGCTTTCAGTGGTGGAGCAACTTGCTCGAATTGACTGAAAATCGTGTGGATGGATTAAACACGCTTTCCTTTTCCGACGTCGACGGCCCCCAGATGGAACCATTGTTGTTGTCGTCAAATAATTACGTCAATGAACGTGGGTTCAGTAGTTTGTGGGGAGATGTTGATGTTTGGGAACTTGTAAACTTTCATGATCAATGATTAATTCATGCAATTAATGATCAGAATTGGCGCTTTTGCAGGATTTGAGAAGGAAAATTTTGCCTTTCTCAAATTTGgtggaattaaattaaatacagagCAAATACATCACATGAAGATATTTTATCTGTACAATAAATGAATTgcactttttatataattagttcatatTGGAGGGTGCCGAGTTTGAGCTAAAATTCCAATTTGAGAgtgattttaatatatttgtttgtgttgATGTGGCATGACTGTGGTCgtataagtaataaatatattatatattttttatttctcctataacatttgttatatttgtGTTCGCTAAAAAAATGCATGATGTCATTTTTATACAcgtgatatatgtatatatatgtaatttttaatagagAAGCTTGACGGATCCCtaactatttattaataaattaaaaggcGTTCATGTACatttaaaagactaaaatccATTTAAGCcctatgtattttattaaaatagttaaaagaaCTCTcctgtattttataaaattcagttaaaaatactcttttcGTTGATAATGAATGGAAGGTGTATTGGATTCAGGAGTGGTGTAGTTGGTAGTGTTTTGCTGGCATTTTGGACCTTATGTTGGGcattttaactaaaatactTCTAGATTATGTTATCACCATAAAATCACTTGTTTAAACCTTTTTTTtagtgatgtttttttttttcattttcatcccttctaaaaatataattttgtattcttaactatatttattgaaatatcaaaatgcgaaaaaatatatataaatttataatttaaattaaaaaattaaataaaaatcacaataaaaaataatatactgaggtttaattttcaaataaaaatctatatcaatataaatgttaattaataataacaataatatttattaactaattcaaattattatctaatttaaatatatttttaataaattgtattatttactgtaaataatatttaaatcttaaTTACTATTACATCTATTTACAATGAAAAGTTTAATAccttttttatgatttttaaatttaaatcaattttttttaatattttttaaaaaaactaaagctttttttaaaaactcaatttttcttaatttaattttaattataaccttacataaaaaatttatttttattcaaattcgGGGTGGTAGGGGCCGAGAAGGGCGATGGTGTCGCCATCTCCTCGAATTTAGACGACGATGACACCATCACCAAGCGTTGCTCTAATCTAGCGGGGTCGCTATTGCCCAAATCTGATCTTCAGGATAGCAGCGCCAACTAGATTCAAGTGGGGTAGGCAACTAGGGGCGGCAGGGGTGGAGAGGGTGGTGGTGGTtaggattaatttttttattaaatttgtattaaacaaataataatttaattatttataatttatgttaaatatcCCATAATTAAGATAAGTCGATCAGATCTTAGGAATTTTTActctttctaaaataattcaaaagtcattaaaataaggaataatatataataagtgagGGCATAACGATtactttataaataagttaacATCGTTAATTATGCATACTTAAGGGAGCAGAGTGATAAAAGGTACATTTAAGAAATCAGAAGAGggtttttagtatatttttaaaatatagacgAATTTTaactgaatttttaaaatacatgaagattttatctatttaaacacattttaaaaacaataaacaagaaataattactttctttacaaaaaattcaagaaaagggAATCAGAATCTAATAAGAAACCTGAAAATTCGGAAGCTACAAGTCTGGCCAAATCAGACCTGCTAGTTCGCCTTGCACCTGATTCATCAGAGGCGGGGGATAGTGACACATGATTAGCCAAAAAATAGGCCAGCTTGTTTCCTTGGCGAAATAATGGCTTGTTTCCCTCATGACTACTAGTGGTGTACGtataaatgttaaatgaaatagaaaattgaatcatttttttaaataaaaaattcaatccgagtataattattttttactctttAATATCCAGTTATCGAAGAttgaatatttctattatGATGCTATCTATATATTCAACATAGTGATGGTAAAAGTAATTGTTAGTAGGTTTGCAATAAGAATTTTGTTGTTATCAGACgttcaatagaaaaaaaatataattttttattatagttaattatttggaataattatatttacatatctTGAATGATgctttttttatgaaaattaatttttgtcttttatataattacagaaattatgCCTGgtagtaaaaaaataggaataatttgtgtaatgatgctaatatttttaggaggtgtgtgtgtgtaattttttaaaaaagcaagaggtggtttgtgtaagtgataatgatattttggtgggtgtatgtataattatctaaaagatagggatgatttgtgtaaacaaACCATATATCAAGAGGtgcaaatgtaattatctttaattattatggtcaaaatgaaaaatattatcatgagAACCATAAGTTCACAACAGCCACTGGCGACTGCCAAGGCATTAACCATAgttaaaatcataacaaatatcttggtcataattaaaattcatggcaAATATTAATTGACCATGGTAAAAATACATTGATTTTGCTTAACCATAGCTGATTGTGTTGATTTAAATAGTGGTCATTCATTATGtatcgaaaaaaaatttatttttatattaatgtgttactaaattttaataatgacaagttaaaaattattgtaactTGAGGATCAAAAGCgtaaatatattgaaagagAAGTTATAATCCTATTCCCTTATTTAGGaaataaagtgtaaaaatgataattctaACCATTCTCCAGTAGCACTCTGTAGTCTAATAATTCAAAgaacatgatgatgatgttccTAGAGTTTAGGTTTGTTTCCAGGGAAGTACCCTACATGTACGGTGAACTTCATTTTCTGAACGACACGTTCGGCGAagtttccttttcttgaaCCGGACATATGTAATGATGGAAGTGGGACAACAACATGTCAAGAAAGGAAACCAAGAAGTTAATTGTGCTCAAATAggataaaatgtaaaaatttgagatttcaattttattgaactcAAATTTCACAACTTCAAAGATTTGGCAATTTTAGGACAACCCACGCCAATTTCGATGTGatcttcaatttaattaaattatgtgtaagttatatatgatttttcaaaaaaagtagTTGGAGTTGtcctaaaatttcaaaaaaaatttaattaaaagatcaaattgcaaaattgatttcaacatgattaaaattgtcactccctataattacaggactaaaaaaaattgaaattttaggaTGCTTCAATCAATTTTACCCAAaatcaaattgattgaaaaagtCCTCAAATCATGAAGTTTTAAAGCTACGGGACTTAACTTCACTCGTTTATTCTTGATGAGATACAATATCTGatcattttattcatatttatctctagtattttgaaataaatttattatttaaattaatttaattacatgtatTTTGAATGTAAAAGTTCGTGAAGATTTGGTGAAACTGAACTATTTGAACATGCTATGAAAAACAGACTAACTTTTAGAGAAAATAGTTACCTCTTCTCCCCTCTACAAGGAAGGCAAGAGAGGATGCGAAGCTATAAAAAGCGCCTTTTGCGACAAATTTTCAGCCCATCTATCATCTTCTACACCATTCCTCTCCTCCTTTTCCTCTAGATCCTTAGGAGCTTTTAATTTATGTGACATGtgtaactaattttattttctaatttaggaaaaatattgaatcgttttattatattgtgaGATTTTCGCTGTTTTCGAATCTCGTtgaaatatgttttttcttagtttcttttttatgggACAATTAATTATGGAGATAGCTATACTATTCTCTCCTGAGATTTGTTTcggtctaacaaataaattgcCTTATTaactagtcaaaattcaccaaatttcttgatattaacaaaaaaactgaatgaaaattgatatttactcttgattgacttattactgatttattgtaggtcaatcaattttttcggactaaattatccttaaacggtaaaaatatatctccttacatgcattaatCCGTGAAGATGTCTAAggtaatttagtcataaaaaaattatttaacccgctataaatcagtaataaatctGTCAAagttaaacataattttttttattttttattaatatcaataaattcaataaattgtAATGAATTTACATACATTACTCACGTTATAGGCAGGTATAATTTTCCACCAAAGGAAACTTAAGTAAATATGATTCAAGAGTTAGTGAAGTGTCACATTTTGTGGGCGCAGGACTACACATGTCAACCTCAATACTGGATGACTTTTGTCTTACACggaaaattcaagaatgaGACCATAATTCATTTGTCTTTGATTTTTCCTATTTGGCTCTATAGATGACGCCCATCCAATTTGGTGGGTGCTTGACACGTGACCCAGGttggttttataatttttttcttttgtttatttttcttttgtttataatacatttatttgttttcatgttTGACTTCTCatcacaaaaatacaaatttattttcccataacagaaatttttttatttagctACTAATATTACAACTTACCCCCCAAGAAAGTACTTTACGTAAAATCTCATCAGAAGCcagtaaaatttaattattcatcgGTGAAATGCTgatcggaaaaaaaaaaatctttgtcTGTATGGAAAAGTCAactataaaaatgaataatatattataaaattttaaaaaataaataaaagaataataataataaaagtggGGTGGGGCAGGTGTTGAGCAGCCACCGTGTTGGATGGGCACCCCAGGGCGGTCATCTATCGAGTCTTTATTTCCACATGGAAACAGAGGCAATTACACATGCAAACAGAGGAGACATAAATGAAGAACAAAGTTATAACAATTACACATGCAAACACGGGTGACATAAATGAGAACAATTTGTAACATAAGGCCccccacccaaaaaaaaaaagaaaagaaaagaaaagaaatgagatTAAGTAGttgttatagtttttttttttttaatcagtcggttataattatattataaatttaaaaaatgaacaattaatatgtgttaattatcaatatgagtaataattactattataatgGATGTACCTACACATTGGTGGATGTCgaactcaaaatttttctatCGTGTAActtcaatttcatcaattaaattatgccTATCAATAATTGCTATTAATGCCCCCTAAAATTATTAGGCCAAGCTCACAAGTTAGATATACTAGCCCATCCAGCTAAGAGTCTAGTTTACGCATCAGCAGGACGGATAAAGCCCATCAAAAGGGAAGAAAGACCCATAGACTTACTTGCTACTTTCTTGAACTGACAGGGCTAAGAAATAAGTCTATTTCAGTTGGACACGTCATCATACAGCTAGGAGGACATGTCATTCTTGCCAAGATTTTTGTACACATCATCCTAAAATATCTTTAGGTGGCTCAAAGTAGATTGGTGAGAAATGAGTtggaaaatatcataataactaatttctaaaaatataggCAGATTTGGCATAATATAATCCACTTCACGTATCTCAGTCAATACTGATCCATATCACCAACAGTTTGATGCGGATTACAGCTGACTCAAAGAGCTTTCCAATGGTATAGGAACTCAGCAATTGACTccatattcaattttatataagcaTATAAATAGAGTCGCCCAAAAAGAGAAtagtttgattttgattgaATTGTACAAGTTTTTAGGGACAGGTTTCACACTTAAATACTTATTCTTAAACTCTCACTTTCTTGCACTTCTCTCTCTCGATTCTTAAGCTATTTTAAGCTTATAATTTGCACTCCGCACGAATATTTGTCATCTTTAATCATATATCatcattattctcactttattttaaaattttcttttttatttttgcataaaccgttattaatttaagtatcGAAGTGCTAACTTAAGAGTAGATATCGTTccacattaataataaattttgacttatacaattatttaaaaattaataattagtatataatcaATAAAGCGGGAAATGAATACCTTGCAGAATTGCATGTTTGATTACCAATATTCAGACAAGAATAGTAGAAAAATTGAGTCCGACTAaatatgtgaatatttatcttatttaatttgaatttattgaaatgaatatTTGTCTCACTTAAATTTGAGCttattgtaatattagttTATCGTACTATGAATTTATCAATAGAACCGAtgtcttttataatttattaatattgatgtaataataattagcatttctataaaaaaaaaataattgcttATATTATGACTTTTTTATTGAACATGTTTATTGtctttatttatctttttaaatataactaatcaaattttattaataaaatatattaaaaaaatatttcaataatttttcgaTCCCCGTATGATTTCGTTTCCGGACCCGTCCAATTGTCagtaattcatttataaagCTTCCCTGGCCCAGACAAACAGTTGACAAAGATGTGTACTTTGGATGACTTTTCTAATTCaaaacactagaaaaaaattattattgactataatattattattattatggctaaaaattataataaataatttttattaattataactaaataaaattaataaaaaaaattagttctttcataaataaactATTTGCCACAGCTAACAactatggtaaaaatatttatcaaggTTTTTAGTCATGTTGACAAAAATTACAGCCAACATTCATTTTGTGTCTgtgatcaataattatttattattaacgatgataattaaccataattatatattacttttttcttgtagcgagaaattttaatttagagaTGGAAAATCCTAAAATCCATAGTGCAAAGAGATAAAcgttttaaataatgaaatcatgtgaaataaaaaggaaaaacattaaataacaTGCGATAAGTGAGGAGGaacaagaatgaaaaaaactatatggatattattttctaaaataaggGCAAATTAATcagtttattgaaaaattttccaGGTAagagtttaaatttttgttgttttgtatATAGTGCATACTTTAGTGGTACaagtaaaatacaataattactggtttaaattattaattttccaaataatattatattaaaatttagaatatttaaatataatttatcctaaatgtaagagataattacacgTTTCTCCTctgagatttgatgtaattatacataaattctttatagTTTGGAAAATTGGATCTAGTAcccttgaagtttgcttccgtctaacaaatagattttcttgaaaattcactaaatttgctaatataataaatgagaattgatatttatttcaattgacttattattaacttattgcgggtcaaataatttttttctaactaaacttCCCTAATACCAATGAAGATATGTACCTATCACATGTATTAAAGTGCGAAgagtatgagggtaatttagttataaaaaaagttatctgacttacaataaatcagtaataagtcaatcgagagataaataaattttttattaatatcagcaaattcgataagttttaaccaataaaaaaatttatttattaaataaaaacaaaacttaaaaatactaaatataatttttcaatccaaaaaaaatcacagtataattacaaaaaatgagtatatttatcactatatataaacatatagaTGTACTATCACTGTATACTTATCTTTATACCATCGGCGACAACTACATCTTACATAAATGATTTAACTGTTGTCAGTAAATGGTACTCTTCTGGAGCCTTTAGTATGAATAGTGAAGGAAAcgacaaaaatagaaaaccaCACAATTTCGCCCTTCATTGCATTTGTCTGTACTATCTGCTACATGACAAACTATATACTCACATGATCACTGTCccaaatttcttttctttttgtttttctactgATGTAATTAGATTTacagtaaaataatttttttatataattataaatatcatcattgacagtaaaaaaaaataaaagtagcttatataatgatgatgatatttttgaagaatatatgagtatttttttaaaaaaattagaaaaaaattgtataaataatatagacgTTTCTAGTaaatgtaaatgtaagttttcaaaaaataataataatttgtgtaaataaatcatatgtCAGAGATGTATCAAAATACGAGTATCATTAACCATAGTAACttatatatttcactaacTATTGATAGCAATACTGTGACTTATattcttttcattaatattattataattacaatattactGAATTGTTACTAAAAGGTAAAGAATTAAATGAAcattatttatcattaaataaaggtataaaaataatatattaattactatgaATTGCCAAATCTAAACTAAGCTTATATAATAGATTGGCATTAATTGtccaattattatattagttaattacTACTAGCAAAAATATGATTTCTTGGCTAATTATCTTAACGAAAATTGAAACATCCCAAAGCTAAATATCCATGGCTAAGTAAAGACTATTGGTCACTACTTTTGCAAATCAGAACAAAACATTAGTCATAATAAAAAACGTAATAGGTGAACACTCCCTGGATAGGTAGAGCAAGGTTTACTTATAATTACTGATCATggcaaattttattttacttgttatgtgattgatatataatttgtcatgtattatatgtatcgaatttttttaattttttgggatcattttaaaaatcttgtaAAGTAGAGGATTAAATGTGTTGAATCACCTATcctatagaatt is a window from the Sesamum indicum cultivar Zhongzhi No. 13 linkage group LG15, S_indicum_v1.0, whole genome shotgun sequence genome containing:
- the LOC105178338 gene encoding transcription factor MYB90-like, whose product is MEHKAVGLRKGAWTKEEDVLLTKCIEKHGEGKWHQVPIKAGLNRCRKSCRLRWLNYLRPNIKRGLFTKDEVDLIVRLHKLLGNRWSLIAGRLPGRTANDVKNFWNTHVKKLSGGGSCKEKTMQKDITKSNIIRPRPWTFSKSQLTARAAWLSEPSKTNHENPENKKPMSTSPSSPLQNDDANLIKSTQPPYSSSHEAADECFQWWSNLLELTENRVDGLNTLSFSDVDGPQMEPLLLSSNNYVNERGFSSLWGDVDVWELVNFHDQ